A single region of the Myxococcales bacterium genome encodes:
- a CDS encoding C40 family peptidase gives MKMVFPPKGLGGSSYIACGFLLLGLCQCAGSPRPMVRMSCPERSVAPLLLPGVSAAHLTPQYWISRSRDADRVWLDQQDLRDLNARWMDPHNGVPIFDLEHVDRDAINTAVKRRLTYLRQALASGEYQLSDRQQKILDSGGLSTEESASLNPSLFVAQTEIAIYCGPVPYRVIRAKDPLKLNRNLCSTARRNETLQTLERWSNGMQLARTHYVMGWIASDVPVSPPGPSDLLSPAEWPTRSLSRRRVIARAFELLNQPYGWGGENGGLDCSRFVMEVFRSFGLMLPRHSGQQARAAPYVIEVPRDATHRERLIMIDHAQRHGIVLLHMPGHIGIYLGRDHRNIPMMIHAFTEYAESCRPTFCRETRRQVHRVTVSTLSLGAGTQTGSFLGRVDRISTLGNNHSLLTQAR, from the coding sequence ATGAAAATGGTATTTCCACCAAAGGGCCTGGGAGGAAGCAGCTATATCGCATGCGGCTTTCTGCTCCTCGGTCTTTGTCAGTGCGCAGGATCGCCCAGGCCTATGGTGCGCATGTCCTGCCCAGAACGGTCGGTCGCGCCATTGCTTTTGCCAGGCGTTTCGGCGGCTCATCTGACCCCTCAATACTGGATCTCGCGCAGCAGGGACGCCGACCGGGTGTGGCTCGACCAACAAGACCTAAGAGATCTCAATGCGCGGTGGATGGATCCCCATAACGGCGTTCCCATCTTTGATCTTGAACATGTTGATCGCGACGCCATCAATACCGCGGTCAAGCGGCGTTTGACGTATCTAAGGCAGGCGCTTGCTTCGGGGGAGTATCAGCTCAGCGACAGACAGCAGAAGATACTCGACTCGGGCGGGCTTTCCACTGAAGAGAGCGCTTCTTTGAACCCTTCGCTTTTCGTCGCTCAGACCGAAATCGCGATCTATTGCGGACCGGTGCCTTACCGTGTGATTCGGGCGAAGGACCCGCTAAAGCTCAATCGCAACCTGTGTAGCACTGCACGGCGGAACGAGACGCTTCAGACTCTTGAACGATGGTCGAACGGCATGCAGCTTGCGCGCACTCACTATGTGATGGGATGGATAGCTTCCGATGTTCCCGTTTCCCCTCCTGGCCCTAGTGACTTGCTTTCCCCGGCTGAGTGGCCAACGCGATCGCTGAGTAGACGCCGCGTGATTGCACGTGCGTTTGAGTTACTGAACCAACCGTACGGTTGGGGCGGCGAGAACGGTGGCCTCGACTGCTCAAGGTTTGTGATGGAGGTGTTTCGCTCGTTCGGTTTGATGCTACCGAGGCACAGCGGGCAGCAAGCGCGCGCAGCACCCTATGTCATCGAAGTACCCCGCGATGCCACGCACCGAGAGCGCTTGATCATGATCGATCACGCTCAACGCCACGGCATCGTGCTCCTGCATATGCCCGGGCACATAGGGATTTATTTAGGACGCGACCACCGAAACATCCCCATGATGATTCACGCCTTCACCGAGTACGCAGAGAGTTGCCGCCCTACCTTTTGCAGGGAGACCCGTCGGCAAGTGCATCGCGTCACCGTGAGCACACTGTCGCTCGGCGCAGGCACCCAAACCGGATCCTTTTTGGGCCGCGTCGACCGTATATCCACGTTGGGAAATAACCATTCATTACTTACCCAAGCGCGATAG
- a CDS encoding FHA domain-containing protein, whose protein sequence is MPGYRVIVQDLNYLVPPGETLIGRSDACGIVVKHNSVSRLHAALRLTDGGLLIEDLGSRNGTAVNGKRIQGAVLVMPGDVVILGQMVVDVVEGDPSMRSIAPARNTIPQDTLDEEPSTEKVTASAIRQVLAELDKKRNPPSSG, encoded by the coding sequence ATGCCCGGCTATCGCGTCATTGTGCAAGACTTAAATTACCTGGTTCCACCGGGGGAAACACTCATCGGCCGAAGTGATGCGTGCGGCATCGTTGTCAAACATAACTCCGTGTCTCGCCTGCACGCTGCTTTGCGTCTGACGGATGGCGGACTGTTGATCGAGGATCTCGGCAGCCGCAACGGTACCGCCGTCAATGGCAAGCGCATCCAAGGAGCGGTTTTGGTAATGCCGGGCGATGTCGTTATTTTAGGTCAGATGGTCGTGGACGTGGTCGAGGGTGATCCGTCGATGCGCTCGATTGCTCCCGCGCGGAACACCATTCCGCAGGACACTCTGGACGAGGAGCCCAGCACGGAGAAGGTGACGGCTAGCGCGATCCGTCAAGTGCTCGCCGAGCTTGATAAGAAACGCAATCCTCCCTCTAGCGGTTAG
- a CDS encoding CoA transferase subunit B, giving the protein MPFDKAQMAQRAAQEIKPGDIVNLGIGLPTLVADYISKDAGVWLHTENGILGMGPFPLPNEEDPQIINAGKQTVTILPGGSCFDSVSSFGMIRGGHIDFAILGAMQVAQNGDLANWSIPHGKVIGIGGAMDLACGVKRILIMMSHRTKRQEPKLVKRCTYPLTARGVVHRVITELGVLDVTQEGFKLIECAPGVSTKEVQDATDAPVSI; this is encoded by the coding sequence ATGCCTTTCGACAAAGCACAGATGGCCCAGCGCGCCGCGCAGGAGATCAAGCCAGGCGACATCGTCAATCTGGGCATTGGCCTGCCCACGTTGGTGGCAGACTACATTTCAAAAGATGCTGGCGTGTGGCTCCACACCGAAAATGGCATCCTCGGGATGGGTCCATTCCCTTTACCTAACGAAGAAGATCCTCAGATCATCAACGCTGGCAAACAGACGGTTACCATCTTACCCGGGGGATCATGCTTCGACTCAGTAAGCTCGTTTGGCATGATCCGCGGCGGCCACATTGACTTTGCGATACTGGGCGCGATGCAGGTCGCCCAAAACGGTGATCTGGCAAACTGGTCGATCCCTCACGGCAAAGTCATCGGTATCGGCGGCGCGATGGATCTTGCCTGTGGCGTCAAACGCATTTTGATCATGATGTCCCATCGAACGAAGCGCCAGGAGCCCAAACTCGTAAAACGTTGTACATACCCCTTGACTGCGCGCGGTGTGGTGCACCGCGTCATTACCGAACTCGGAGTGCTCGACGTCACGCAAGAGGGATTTAAATTGATTGAATGCGCGCCCGGTGTCAGCACAAAAGAGGTGCAAGATGCCACGGATGCGCCCGTCTCGATCTAG
- a CDS encoding CoA transferase subunit A — protein MHHRGRARGGSSACECGHHGGLRVTQEPLHKVCQTTTEALMGLKDGARVMVGGFGLCGNAEALIEEVATLGMKDLTLISNNAGNMGMGLTSWIRARIVRRIICTYVGTNEDVHKAMADGGIEVDVIPQGTFVERIRAAGAGIPAFYTPTGVGTVVADGKEVRTFDGREYVLERALFADFALIRAHESDSFGNLRFRRTARNFAPAMATAAAVTIVEADSVLPLGAIDPDDVHLPGIFVHRIVEVKTHHDPFEYKINRAL, from the coding sequence ATGCATCACCGAGGTAGAGCTCGGGGAGGGTCTTCAGCTTGTGAATGCGGCCATCACGGAGGCCTTCGCGTGACCCAAGAGCCGCTCCATAAAGTATGCCAAACTACCACAGAAGCACTCATGGGATTGAAGGATGGGGCCCGTGTGATGGTCGGCGGTTTCGGATTATGCGGCAACGCCGAAGCCTTAATTGAGGAAGTCGCCACGCTAGGGATGAAGGACCTGACGCTTATCAGTAACAACGCCGGAAACATGGGTATGGGACTCACCAGCTGGATACGCGCTCGCATCGTGCGCCGTATCATTTGCACCTACGTCGGGACAAACGAAGACGTCCACAAAGCGATGGCTGATGGCGGCATCGAAGTCGATGTCATCCCGCAAGGGACCTTTGTCGAGCGCATCCGTGCAGCCGGCGCCGGAATCCCAGCGTTCTACACCCCGACAGGCGTAGGGACCGTGGTTGCGGACGGCAAGGAGGTGCGAACGTTTGATGGCCGAGAATATGTGCTCGAACGCGCGCTTTTTGCGGACTTCGCGTTAATTCGAGCGCACGAAAGTGACTCGTTTGGCAACCTACGCTTCCGTCGCACAGCCCGCAATTTTGCTCCCGCGATGGCCACGGCCGCGGCAGTCACCATCGTCGAGGCCGATTCAGTGCTACCCCTCGGCGCCATCGACCCAGATGATGTGCACCTGCCCGGAATATTCGTCCACCGCATCGTCGAAGTCAAAACCCATCACGATCCGTTCGAGTACAAGATCAACCGAGCACTATAG
- a CDS encoding aminotransferase class III-fold pyridoxal phosphate-dependent enzyme: MSALPFFLTWSQQRDAAPVELHGGEGVWFFGADQTRWFDMGSLSYQASLGHGHTAIVDAICAQARRMCLSMPNAVYPEKFALAQALLRLAPEGFSKVFFTLGGAEAVENALKIVKMASGRSQVISRYRSYHGATMGALALSGDYRRPPLGPRVPGFIHVLDTECAQCPGQTRPKTCSHPPLSHIPRVMELEGPNTIAAVFLETVTGGNGVIVPPAGYLRTVREACDRHGAFLVCDEVLTGFGRTGRTFAFEHFDDVSPDVIVLGKAITAGYAPLGAVLVHDRIARHFEDNTLFCGLTQYAHPLGIAAALKAIECFHGQGINENVTKLEPVFEMGLASLIEKHTPWLTRFRVIGLLAALDIAADARQLARLRDALGHHRIHAHLRSDLGALILAPPLCITEVELGEGLQLVNAAITEAFA, translated from the coding sequence GTGTCAGCGCTTCCTTTTTTTCTGACTTGGTCCCAGCAGCGCGATGCTGCACCGGTAGAGCTCCACGGCGGCGAAGGCGTATGGTTTTTCGGTGCTGACCAAACGCGCTGGTTCGACATGGGCTCTCTCAGCTATCAAGCCTCGTTGGGACACGGACATACAGCCATTGTGGATGCCATCTGTGCACAAGCGCGCCGCATGTGCCTCAGCATGCCCAATGCAGTCTACCCCGAAAAATTTGCACTCGCCCAGGCGCTCTTGAGACTGGCGCCCGAAGGATTCAGCAAAGTGTTTTTCACTCTGGGAGGGGCTGAGGCAGTCGAAAACGCCCTCAAGATCGTGAAAATGGCTTCAGGCCGCTCCCAAGTGATCAGTCGTTATCGCTCCTACCATGGCGCGACGATGGGTGCACTTGCGCTGTCTGGGGATTACCGAAGACCACCCCTCGGACCTCGAGTGCCGGGCTTCATTCACGTGTTGGATACCGAATGTGCACAGTGCCCCGGCCAGACGCGGCCAAAGACATGCTCCCATCCTCCGCTTAGCCACATTCCGCGCGTGATGGAGCTTGAAGGGCCCAACACCATCGCGGCCGTGTTTCTAGAAACCGTCACCGGGGGCAATGGGGTCATCGTGCCTCCGGCAGGCTATCTAAGGACGGTACGCGAGGCTTGCGACCGACACGGCGCATTTTTGGTATGCGATGAAGTGCTCACTGGGTTTGGGAGAACTGGCCGCACTTTTGCGTTTGAGCACTTCGATGACGTAAGTCCGGATGTTATCGTGCTCGGCAAAGCCATCACCGCAGGCTATGCCCCCTTAGGTGCGGTTTTGGTCCACGACCGCATCGCGCGCCACTTTGAAGATAACACACTGTTTTGCGGACTGACGCAGTATGCGCACCCACTTGGCATCGCCGCTGCCCTCAAGGCGATTGAATGCTTTCATGGCCAAGGCATCAATGAGAACGTGACGAAGCTCGAGCCCGTTTTCGAGATGGGGCTTGCCAGTCTGATAGAAAAACATACACCATGGCTCACACGTTTCCGCGTGATCGGACTTCTTGCAGCGTTGGACATCGCGGCAGATGCCCGGCAGCTTGCTCGTCTTCGCGATGCGCTGGGGCACCATCGGATACATGCGCATTTGCGCTCTGACTTGGGTGCGCTGATTCTCGCGCCGCCCCTATGCATCACCGAGGTAGAGCTCGGGGAGGGTCTTCAGCTTGTGAATGCGGCCATCACGGAGGCCTTCGCGTGA
- a CDS encoding aminotransferase class III-fold pyridoxal phosphate-dependent enzyme yields the protein MSQDTLDVLETRHATEEAREATSDLIEHPRPRKLSLHGPLPLPTSQAWLDRLYSDQCLPRDKKPLVFDHARSSGAWMASVDEPPLCILDAMSQTATLPFGFSDERMLRAYLDGAFADTLLVANGGDLGAHPAGVTYADALQALVAGFPTVCFVNSGAEANEKALGLCWDERKSRTAHRVLAFEGGFHGRTWLTLAATHNPQKRGPYEVTGYEARFAPFPSCSANDAFTTQASLEFLGSLYDKPAPTWSKCLARSHDALLKLEVHALLALDSLLSSGEFFACIIEPMQSEGGDRYATCRFFQALRVLTRKYDTPLIMDEVQSGFGLGSSFAWHQRLHLKTWKGEPDAPDCVTFAKRAQVGIVMTRFMDRELSGSHAASMVRGRLHAAFWAKDAHLPLLEQRVAQGLDAVAHRYPTLVANPRATGYAVAFDLPSAKHLERYLQQRMQRGVMVFGAGDRTVRYRLSTAFGNAELETLFASIEQSLANLSSRQSPLLTAADPATGASDAQDVRVRIAAAAESEYLLDALLALEARVYEPERRDPRHVLAQAFEQADGVVAVAEQVHGNHALVGACLAVPLESVKGVEGPDRDPMQGHHNTLYILTLVVDSAQRGRGLGRKLKTSILAHAKRCATPLGEPRYHFQTGRNRIGRTPRVSDLNQSLGAYEVLRLKAQYGDPAAEASYYRIHLRGFGIQPSQSDPNVAGKLSGGLSRPLMSPPQTLKRAQKNGALAGPAINKLTLSNYVTPAVVRGLEWMRSLSSAHPHVLLTSSRDECVDKALRCLRFHRSRSQIAIGLQGGYLGHTTAASRSLSDTNVHRAPSRYYDHWPLLVHPQTHGIASTLSELREHVSNLGGPEAILGVCVEALQERTGHVLDDEAWALLHRECQTFDVPLVLIETTSSYYRSGRGPFYSSAWSLQPDVLLWWTGGQLGVVHLKPRYAVTSPLTMISTWDGDELSLIRAHHQLRVTRKLNLCAPIEALNLLVQKAATLFPIHGAGMYRVLHAEKEAHPLCAFLNSRGWQSHVFANGAIPIAPALDVSPDSLLTLGNILGDYEACES from the coding sequence ATGTCTCAGGATACACTTGACGTGCTTGAAACTCGGCACGCCACCGAAGAGGCACGCGAAGCCACCTCTGACCTCATCGAGCATCCACGACCTCGCAAACTCAGCTTGCACGGCCCGCTGCCGCTGCCCACCTCTCAGGCGTGGCTGGACAGACTCTACAGCGATCAGTGCTTGCCCCGAGACAAGAAACCCCTGGTGTTTGATCATGCCCGCTCGAGCGGAGCCTGGATGGCATCGGTGGATGAGCCGCCTCTCTGTATCCTTGATGCAATGAGTCAGACGGCGACACTGCCGTTTGGATTTAGCGATGAGCGGATGCTGCGCGCATACTTGGACGGCGCGTTTGCCGACACCCTTCTTGTGGCAAATGGAGGCGACCTCGGCGCGCATCCGGCAGGCGTGACTTACGCTGACGCCCTTCAGGCGCTCGTGGCAGGGTTTCCCACGGTCTGCTTCGTAAACAGCGGCGCCGAGGCCAACGAGAAAGCATTGGGTTTGTGCTGGGACGAACGCAAGAGCCGCACCGCCCATCGCGTGCTTGCCTTTGAGGGAGGATTTCATGGGCGAACGTGGTTGACACTTGCGGCCACTCACAATCCCCAAAAACGTGGCCCCTACGAAGTCACCGGTTACGAAGCGCGCTTTGCTCCTTTTCCTTCCTGTTCAGCCAATGATGCGTTCACGACACAGGCTTCCTTGGAGTTTCTTGGCAGCCTCTACGACAAGCCCGCTCCTACGTGGTCGAAATGCCTGGCGCGATCCCATGACGCCCTCCTAAAGTTGGAAGTGCACGCGCTTTTGGCCCTCGATAGCCTGCTCAGTTCAGGGGAGTTCTTTGCCTGCATCATCGAGCCCATGCAGAGCGAAGGCGGCGACCGTTACGCCACGTGCCGATTTTTCCAAGCGCTCCGCGTTCTGACGCGAAAATATGACACTCCGTTGATCATGGACGAGGTGCAAAGCGGATTCGGTCTGGGTAGTTCCTTTGCATGGCACCAGCGGTTACATCTAAAGACTTGGAAGGGTGAGCCCGATGCACCGGATTGCGTCACCTTTGCCAAACGTGCGCAAGTGGGCATCGTCATGACCCGTTTCATGGACCGCGAGCTAAGCGGATCCCATGCCGCATCCATGGTGCGCGGCCGGCTCCATGCCGCATTTTGGGCCAAGGACGCGCACCTTCCCCTGCTTGAACAACGCGTCGCCCAAGGGCTCGATGCCGTCGCGCATAGGTACCCGACCCTCGTCGCGAATCCTCGCGCGACAGGTTACGCAGTCGCATTTGATTTGCCATCGGCGAAACACCTCGAGCGCTACTTACAGCAACGCATGCAGCGGGGAGTCATGGTATTTGGTGCCGGTGATCGCACGGTGCGCTACAGGCTATCTACAGCGTTTGGCAATGCCGAACTCGAAACGTTGTTTGCTTCGATTGAGCAGAGCCTCGCAAACCTTAGCTCCCGCCAGTCGCCGCTTCTCACTGCCGCCGACCCCGCTACAGGCGCGAGCGATGCTCAAGACGTACGGGTGCGCATTGCAGCGGCCGCTGAGAGCGAGTACTTGCTCGATGCGCTGCTAGCGCTAGAAGCCCGGGTGTACGAGCCCGAGCGGCGCGATCCACGTCACGTGTTGGCCCAAGCTTTTGAGCAGGCCGACGGCGTCGTAGCCGTCGCCGAGCAAGTGCATGGAAACCACGCGTTGGTGGGCGCTTGCCTCGCGGTCCCGCTTGAAAGCGTAAAAGGCGTGGAGGGACCCGATCGCGACCCGATGCAGGGGCACCACAACACCCTGTACATACTGACCTTGGTGGTTGACTCTGCCCAACGGGGACGAGGTCTTGGGCGAAAACTAAAGACATCGATCTTAGCGCATGCCAAACGGTGTGCGACCCCTTTAGGCGAGCCGCGATACCATTTTCAGACGGGCCGCAACCGCATCGGGCGCACCCCGCGGGTATCAGACCTCAACCAAAGTCTCGGCGCGTACGAGGTCCTGCGGCTGAAAGCACAGTATGGCGACCCCGCAGCAGAGGCGTCCTATTATAGGATCCATTTACGTGGCTTTGGCATCCAACCAAGTCAGTCCGACCCCAACGTCGCGGGAAAACTTAGTGGCGGGCTTTCGCGCCCGCTCATGAGCCCGCCGCAAACGCTCAAACGCGCACAAAAAAACGGCGCTCTTGCGGGGCCCGCGATCAACAAGCTCACCCTGAGCAACTATGTCACGCCGGCAGTGGTCCGCGGGCTCGAATGGATGAGAAGTCTTTCCTCCGCCCACCCGCACGTGCTTTTAACCTCGTCGCGAGATGAATGCGTAGACAAGGCGCTGCGATGCCTGCGTTTCCATCGTTCCCGAAGCCAAATCGCCATCGGCCTTCAGGGCGGATATCTGGGGCATACCACTGCGGCGTCCCGTTCTCTAAGTGACACTAATGTACATCGTGCGCCCTCCCGATATTACGATCACTGGCCACTCCTCGTGCATCCGCAAACGCATGGGATCGCGAGCACGCTTTCAGAACTGCGGGAACATGTATCGAATCTCGGTGGCCCGGAGGCTATTTTGGGCGTCTGTGTGGAAGCATTGCAAGAGCGCACCGGGCATGTGCTCGACGATGAAGCATGGGCGCTCCTTCATAGGGAGTGTCAAACATTCGATGTCCCACTGGTACTCATCGAGACGACATCAAGTTATTATCGATCGGGCCGCGGCCCATTTTACAGCAGTGCATGGTCGTTACAACCCGATGTGCTTCTTTGGTGGACAGGAGGACAGCTCGGCGTTGTCCATCTCAAGCCGCGCTACGCTGTCACCTCGCCGCTCACCATGATTTCAACCTGGGACGGAGATGAGCTTAGTCTCATTCGCGCCCATCACCAACTTCGCGTGACCCGCAAGTTGAATCTTTGTGCGCCAATCGAGGCACTGAACTTGCTGGTCCAAAAAGCGGCCACTTTGTTTCCTATCCACGGCGCAGGCATGTACCGCGTGCTTCACGCAGAGAAAGAAGCACACCCACTCTGCGCATTTTTAAACTCGCGGGGCTGGCAGTCGCACGTGTTCGCCAACGGCGCGATCCCTATCGCCCCAGCGTTGGACGTTTCCCCGGATTCCCTTTTGACTTTGGGTAATATTCTCGGCGATTATGAGGCATGCGAGTCCTAG